The stretch of DNA AATTTATCTAACAGAAAATTAAACTGTTTTGCCACAGCCTCAATCGTTTCAATTCTTGATAAGTCAACTCCTGCCTTTTTAAGCTGTTCCATTGGGAAGTCATTTCCTCCTGAGCTTAATAATTGGATGTATTTGTCTAGTGTTTGTTTTTTCTCGCTTTCATCATTTGAATTTATCATTTTTTCATATAAAATTGCTGATGAGGCAAAGCAAGTGGCGTATTGATACACGTAAAATGGCGAGTTGAAAAAGTGTGGAACTCTTGCCCAGAAAATATAGATTAAATCATCTTTTTCGATTATATCGCCGTAATATTTGTCAAACAAATCTTCCATAATTTTGCTCAAAACTTCCGCTGTGATTGGCTCTCCAGCTTCTGCCAGCTTGTGTGCCTGATATTCATAATCTGCCAGCAATGCCTGAAAATAGAAAGTTCCAACAATATTTCCAATTTCCTGCTCTAGTAATGCGATTCTTTCTTTTGGATCATTGGTATTTTCCAGCATATAGTCGAGCAGTAATCTTTCGTTAAATGTGGAAGCCACTTCTGCTACGAAAATTGTGTAGTCTGCCATCGAGAAAGGCTGATTTTCATCTGAATAAAGAGTGTGCAAGGTATGTCCCAGTTCGTGTGCCAATGTAAATACGCTGTCTAAAGTCTTGTTGTAATTTAGAAGCATATATGGATGAACTCCGTAAACTCCAGCAGAATAGGCTCCCGTTCTTTTCCCTTTTGCCTCAAATACATCCAGCCAGCCTTCTGAAATCGCTTTTTTCATTTTTTCTACATAATTTTTTCCAAGTGGAGCAACTGAATTTAACACTATTTCCTGAGCATCATCATACTCGTATTCCTTGTCAAATTCTATTAGGTTAATTGAACCGTCAAAATTATAGTATTTTTCAAGTCCCAAAATTTTCTTTCTCAATTTTAAATATCTTTGCAATGGTTTTGTATTATTTTTCGCCGTATTGACAAGATTTAAGTAAATTTCTTCTGGAATATTGTCACTTTCCAGATGGCTTAACAAAAATGAATCGTAATTGTAGGCTTTCTTTGAAGCAATTCCTTTTTGCAAAATTGAGTTATAAATTGCCCCAATCGTATTTTTTTTCTTTTCATAAATTGTATAAAACGTCTTAAACATCAGTTTTCTGTCTTCCTGATTTCTATTTGTAGACAAAATTTTAGAATAATTGGCAGGCGTTACATCCACTTTTTCTCCAGAACTAAGCGTAACTTGAGGCCATTCCACATCCGTAACCGTAACTTCCGAATAAATGCTTCTCGGTGCTGAAAAGAATGAGCTGTAGTACGACAGCAATTTGCTTTCCTTTTCTTCCAGAATATGCTTTTGCAACCTAAATAAATTTTTTAGTCCAAATCTATAATCATCAAATTCTTTTTTTTCAATCCATTTTTGAATATTCTCACGATTATCAACCAGTTCTGAATTTACCCAGGACAATTCAGTAGAAACCTCCGCAAACAAAAACTGCACCTTCTGCAAATGCTCCACAGCCTCCTTATCCGATGAGTTCAAATCCCTCGCAAGCTGAGGATACCGATACAATTTATAAGAAATCTTATCCATCTCCTCCTGCTTCTGAAAAAACTCCAACAACTTCCCTTCGTTCCCAAATTGTCCTTTAAATCCAGCCAATTCTTTTTTCAGTTCACTAACTTTCTCAAAATCCTTCTCCCAAGCTGAATAATTTTCATAAATATCCGATAAATTCCATTTATATTCCTGTTTTATTTCATTTCTTTCCATCTTTTCATTCCTTTTCTATTTTTTATAATAATACTTTTTCAAATCCAAATGTAAAAGTTACATATTTTCAAGCCCTAAAATTACTTAATTATCAATTTGATAAAAATTTTTTAAAAAAACTATTTTTCTTTAAATTTTTCATACAAAAATAATATCAACGCAATAGGAATTATCCAACCTGCAACTGATAAAAATACCGAAAGTGCTAATTTCAGAAATGCAATCACTGCTACAATTCCAATTGCTATTA from Leptotrichia trevisanii DSM 22070 encodes:
- the pepF gene encoding oligoendopeptidase F; the encoded protein is MERNEIKQEYKWNLSDIYENYSAWEKDFEKVSELKKELAGFKGQFGNEGKLLEFFQKQEEMDKISYKLYRYPQLARDLNSSDKEAVEHLQKVQFLFAEVSTELSWVNSELVDNRENIQKWIEKKEFDDYRFGLKNLFRLQKHILEEKESKLLSYYSSFFSAPRSIYSEVTVTDVEWPQVTLSSGEKVDVTPANYSKILSTNRNQEDRKLMFKTFYTIYEKKKNTIGAIYNSILQKGIASKKAYNYDSFLLSHLESDNIPEEIYLNLVNTAKNNTKPLQRYLKLRKKILGLEKYYNFDGSINLIEFDKEYEYDDAQEIVLNSVAPLGKNYVEKMKKAISEGWLDVFEAKGKRTGAYSAGVYGVHPYMLLNYNKTLDSVFTLAHELGHTLHTLYSDENQPFSMADYTIFVAEVASTFNERLLLDYMLENTNDPKERIALLEQEIGNIVGTFYFQALLADYEYQAHKLAEAGEPITAEVLSKIMEDLFDKYYGDIIEKDDLIYIFWARVPHFFNSPFYVYQYATCFASSAILYEKMINSNDESEKKQTLDKYIQLLSSGGNDFPMEQLKKAGVDLSRIETIEAVAKQFNFLLDKLEVEISKL